The sequence AAACAACTCACACTTTCTGTCTAAAATTTCCAAATGCAACGTGGACAGGGAAGACTTCAAATCATCCAAAATATTTTGAAGACTATTGACTGGACCTACCACATAGATGTCATCTAGATATGCCAACATAGTAACACCCTCATGTCTCTTGATCACCTCACATAAAATAGGATGGATAGTAGCTGAGAAAAGAGCAGGTCCCAAAGGGTCTCCTTGATGAACTCCTTCACTTGATGTTAATAACTCAACTCCCTTGTCAGTGACGTATATCAGCTTGCTTGATTCCCCGTACAACTGCTTGACATGAGGATAGATATCAGGAAAGTCTTTAGCAATTTGCTGAAGAAGTCGTTCCCTTGAAACAGAATTGAAGGCattcctgacatctgttttaAGGATTGACCAATCAGGATTTTGCTCCAATAAGATCTGAATATGGTGTGTAAGCAGCTCAGCTCCTCCAGGTGTCGCAATGCCGTGCTGTATAGGGGAGAAATATGAAGCAAACTCAGGTGACTTCTGTTGACAAATAGTCTTGGCAGTAAGTCGTCGAAAAACTTCCCCTACAGCGATTGGCCTCACATCATTCCCATGTTTAGGTATTGCTATGAGTTTAGAGGCTGAAAGCAAAGGAACTACGTTGGATGGCACATCTCCTGAAAATATGTGATTACAAGTCTGAAACAATAGATCTGTGGTGATGTCATTATCCAGGAGAATTCGAACATGTTCGTATCTCCATCCAGAGGGTCCACACCCAGAAGCTTTTGGAGCATTTTTGATAGCGTTGATGAAAACAGATCTGTCAAGAAATGTTGGACTCGAAGAAGACAATACATCAGGAATCTCGTTAGGATTGATGAGTCCCTCAGGGTGTTTagatttcaatttttgaagaACCTCACTTGTTTCTGGGGCCAAACCATTGCTTGTAAGAAACTTAGCTGCTTTGGAAATCTCACCTACTTGAGCCAACTTTACAGCTACTTTTCTCTTGTACTCATCAGTCATTGATTTATTTTCTGACTtcctgtttgttggtgtgttcaACTCAATTAGCTCATCCCAGCGAAAATTCAGAAAACTTTGATAACGGGCCTTCACTTCCTTGTATCCTACCTTGCCGCCTCTCACGTGAGGTTGTAGTAAGATTCTAGGTAACAAAAACAAGAGTTTCCAACCCACATCACTAGAGGGGTCTTCATCAATCTTCTGTAGCAAAATGTTGCAACACTCTTGAAACATTGGTCGTAAAGATCGTGGAATATTcaggatagacagacagacagacagacagacagacagactgacagacccCGGATGACGGGCGTGTAGCATCCAAGACTTGAGGCCTTGTTGTTTTCGCCTTGCTTGTCCGTTCTCTGGCAATGTCTTCTGCCGAGAAATGTCCATACGAGTCTTGTCATGTTTCGGACACACTGAAGAGAGTTCTGTGTCATATCCGCGACGCTCACGACCCGAATCTCCTCCCAGGGGATTTCATCGCTCGCCTGAATCTTCTTCAGTGCTCATTCTGCAAAAGATGGTACTTGAAGTTGAAACAACACACTTCTCAATGCCGTTCTCGGAAATCCGTTTCTGATGGTCAACGGTCAAGTCAGGGCCATACTACACTCGGCGCATCGTCACCTCCTGGAAGGAACGTCCGGAAGACCCTTTCTGAGTTGCCGCCGTCTCTTACAGTGCCGGATTCATTCTCTGGAGATTCCGCTTGTCATAATCCACCTCAGCGCGTGTCCCTACAGGATGCCCATGCTGACCTAGAGACTGCAGCCTGGAACATTATCCGGGATCTGCCCTCGGATGCCATTCTCAAGGCCATTCCCCCACGGGTTGTACAAACTATCAAGCCTGCTGCACGAGCACTCTTTCACGGCTGTTGTGCTGTGGCCCTTCGAAAGATCCATGACAATCCCGGTGACGAGCTAGCATGGAAGCTGCTCTTCCTCATTCCACGCATGATTCTCACGCCTATGGTCAGGGGAGGACGTCATGGCTTTCGTGACGTCAAAGTGAGGTATCAGAAATTTCTCAGTTGGAATTGGTCGGATCTACTTCAGCTAAATGGATCAACTTCAAAGAAGACGCCTCGTTGTAGTGATGAAGCACGGAGAGCCGCTACCCTGAGGTTGGTGAGATGTGGAGAGCTTTCAAGAGCTTCCAGGTTGTTAACCAGCAAAGGCCTAGCTCCTGCCTCAGAAGATACCACAGCAAAGCTGGCTTCCAAGCACCCTTCCAGAGCCACGGGGTTGCATCTTCCTTCTTTGTCTCAAGATTCAATCAAACTGTCAAGCTCAGCGCTGTTTGATGCCATTAGACGAGCTCCACGGGGTTCTGGTGCAGGTCTCTCAGGCTGGCGCTTCGAGCATTTGAAAGTTCTACTTGAAAACGAGCTCACAGCAGATTGTCTTTTTTCCGCTTGTTCGGCTATTGCTAGAGGCATATTGCCTGCTGCTGCAGTAACCCTCTTTTCTTCATCTCGGCTAATTGCTCTGCCCAAGTCCAATGGCGACATACGACCTATTGCAGTTGGTGAAGCTATACGCAGGCTGACAGCTCGAGCTATATGTCAACAAAAAAAGGAACTGTTCTCAAGCTTCTTCTGCCCCATCCAGCATGGTGTGGCAACCGAGTGTGGCACTGAGCTGATTGTCCATCACATTGAGCTACTCCTCCAGCACAATCCCGACTGGGTTGTATTAAAATCTGATGTCAGAAATGCATTCAATTCCATcagcagacaacagatgttggAGCAAGTGGTCGGGTCATTTCCAGATATCTTGAATCATGTAGCTCAGATGTATGGGAGGATCAGCCCATTGGTATTCATGCAAGGTATCACTCCAGTTACAATCGAATCTGCAGAAGGGGTCCATCAAGGCGACCCGCTGGGGCCAGTTCTATTTGCCACTGCCATTCATTCTGTTCTAAAAGATCTTCAGGAGATGCATCCGAAGGTTCGTATCTTGGCATACTTGGACGACGTCTTTGTACTGGGTCACCCTACGGATATTCAGTCTGCCTTTCAAGATCTGAAAAAGTCTTTTTTTGCCATCAACATGATCATTGCAGATTCAAAGTGTGAGATCTACTGCCCTTCTACACGTGATCCTGTTGAAGGCTTTGACTGCATACCAGTCACTGATGATGGAGCCATCTTTCTTGGAGCACCCGTAGGCACACCTTCATTTGTTGCCTCCTCTTGCTCGAACATCGCAAAGTCAAAATTCTTACTGTGTAACGAACTTGTTCAATTGGGAGACATACAGAGTGCCATGCTCTTGTTGAGAGGCTCTCACGTCCCTTGCCTGAATCACTTGGCACGCTTAGTTCGTCCTGAGTTGCTCACACAAGCAGCTTCAATTCACGACTctcagacaagaaagacattttGCCATCTACTTGGGTTCAACGAGATTGAGGACATGCCTTGGCGCCAAGCTGTTTTGCCAATTAGACTTGGTGGCTTTGGCATGACTTCGTTGGCTTTTGTGTCGCAGCCTGCctttgttgcatcctgggcTCACGCCATTGTGGAACTGCCTCTTCGTTTTCCAAGTCTCTTTCCAGCTGTTGACAGCCTAGTTAATTCAACTACTGGGGCTCTTAGTAACGCCCTGACCCAATCTGTCCCTGATGGAAAGCATATTTCCGAATATCTGACATCTGCAGGCAAAGTTCAGCATCAGCTATCCATGTCATTTGCTCGCTGTGAGGCAGAAATCTTGTTCACAGATGCACCCACAGcccgagatgcagcacgacATCGATCTACAaaaggaaaaggagctggtgcatggctgaa is a genomic window of Corticium candelabrum chromosome 11, ooCorCand1.1, whole genome shotgun sequence containing:
- the LOC134186583 gene encoding uncharacterized protein LOC134186583 — translated: MHPKVRILAYLDDVFVLGHPTDIQSAFQDLKKSFFAINMIIADSKCEIYCPSTRDPVEGFDCIPVTDDGAIFLGAPVGTPSFVASSCSNIAKSKFLLCNELVQLGDIQSAMLLLRGSHVPCLNHLARLVRPELLTQAASIHDSQTRKTFCHLLGFNEIEDMPWRQAVLPIRLGGFGMTSLAFVSQPAFVASWAHAIVELPLRFPSLFPAVDSLVNSTTGALSNALTQSVPDGKHISEYLTSAGKVQHQLSMSFARCEAEILFTDAPTARDAARHRSTKGKGAGAWLNAIPTSEVLALNSYEYRLASLLRLGLPIPLSDWMTTCNCGASLDSSGYHLLTCKTGGGPVWSHESLASVWSDCLRELHIHHRREPRHRYANSNDRPDIVAFDSDSGCNVDLDIALAHPWSSDIFPRSSETDGAAAERREERKKSKYEKECLPGGTAVSLIPLVMEHFGRWGVMGRNFLQKLAKKSCDEIGRPNAAEFLDFWRKRFSLQLQKCNAKVILRKMASLSSDTSSAKYSTQFFSH